One Candidatus Berkelbacteria bacterium genomic region harbors:
- a CDS encoding helix-turn-helix transcriptional regulator — translation MAQENKIGKNIKKLRQSKGLSQDRLSKAADVSYNSIIKLETGGITNPTIETLQKIAKALEVQVDDLLK, via the coding sequence ATGGCACAAGAGAATAAAATCGGCAAGAATATTAAGAAACTAAGACAATCCAAAGGATTGTCGCAAGATCGCCTCTCAAAAGCGGCGGATGTTTCTTATAATTCAATTATCAAGCTTGAAACTGGCGGAATTACCAATCCGACAATTGAAACTTTGCAAAAAATCGCAAAAGCGTTAGAAGTTCAAGTTGATGATTTGTTAAAGTAA